The Oryza glaberrima chromosome 5, OglaRS2, whole genome shotgun sequence DNA segment ttgatttttcttttagataAGCATAATAAATTATGTaaaacgaaaataaattatgtactagAAAGTATATATACGATAGCAattgcttaagtttcatgtgcacatgttgaaataatgggaagtacatctgcaatgttgtttattcatcttggttttctattttctagtatatagttgtatacaaattaagggcaaaagggacattttctaatagaaatattaactagaaatagccatatggcatattaagtgggcccaaggatgatttcaagccaaaacaaatatttagaggagctatgtggacaaaatgaaacGTGAAGGACCAAATTGAGCCTTCGGTAAAACTTAAgagactaaattagctattcaccctataaaaaaacaaacatatgctACTAACACAGATGTGGCTTAGTATGAAACTCACGGCGCATTCTCTGCAGGCTTGAGATTGTATTCAGCACCATCAGCAGCCAATATAGAAAATTCAGTAGGACGCCCATATGGGATATTGATCtggaaaattagaaaaaagattATGTGCAGATAATGGAAACAGAAAATTCTGTTCAACAGAATTGGCTATATTGGAACATTAGAGAACCCAGAAAGTTTAAAACGAATAATGCTTGCTACCTATGGTCACAGAAAGTGTAAATTTTACTGCTTACGGCTTCAAGCTGCAGTTTTTGACAGTGATTCTTACCATACATGCAAAACGTACTAAGACTACCATTGTGGAAGTGCCTTTTCAATATAAAATGCCGATGCAAATATGATGCAGCTAATCATTTATAAAGATGCTGTTAATGAAAGTTTAAGGGTCAGTTTGCAGCGGTGGTTCTCTATGGTTTGCCTATatttaaactgttgtggaaatTGTACATTGTAGTTTGTCTGAGAAATCAGATTAAGGTTagacaacttttattttgtttctcaAACACTAATTCCTTTCTTCCATGCAAAAACAACTAAACAACCTAGATCGGAATTTCGGAAAGGAAGCAGTAAGCCAAACACCAAAATTTCTAAAGCAATTGCACCATATACAATTATTCGTAACCTACTAACCTCAATGTCGAAACAAACCTAAAAGATATATCACAAATTTATAAAGGCACCCTTTTTCTAACTGGCATACATTCAGAACAGTAAATTCAAAGACAATGATTTCTAGGACATACAGCAGTGGCTTGCTGGAATTTTTCTGTAATAACAACACCACGCTGGCCATTACACTTAATGCTGTAACCTTCCCTCTTTATTGCCAATACAGCTGGTTCCCACATATCTAGAAACCTAACCTGCAAGATTGATAGTCCAATGGTTATATGACAACAAAAGAAGTGTCGTGAGAATGATTGACATATCAATATAAAAAGGAAATATAACATACAGGCAGCAGAACTTCATAGGATACATGCCCAATTGAAAGAATTTTCTTGATGAGCTCCTTTGTTTCAGGATCTGCATAAATGATGATTATTCATGTAATATTAATTAGAAATATACCAAAAGAAAATACCTTCCACTTCTCTATTAGGATGGTGGTTGTTTTGTTGCTATGTTGCAGCTAGAAACAACCATCATGCAACTAAAATTGTCCTAGAATTCTTTCAAGGAGGCACAGTGATAAAGTAATTCATCAtcttttgaacaaaaaaaatgtatctgATACAAACCATTTAAGCTGCCcactaaaagaaaacaaatatcatGTCAGCAAACTCACCACAAGTAATCTTTTTTTGTTCATTGGCATAAACCTTCACGATCTCCCCCTATAATACAGAAAAGTACAAGGCCACAGATCAAATCAAATGATTCCAGCATCCTACTGAAAGTAACAATAAGCAATCATTCAAATCAGCAAAGAGTTAAACCTGGGCACCTAGCTAATCCACTAATGGATAGGGAAGCCAACCCTAACCATGCTAAGTGTTAATTTTGTAACCAATAAAGGACATGTCCTATATAAGTGCACTGCAATTGCACTTCTTACTATTGCAAATGGCAGTAAAGATCCGCTCGTTTGGTTTTCAGAGTGGGAATATCGTGTGTCACACATTTGCTTCCAATTTACTAAATATATGAGATAGATAACAGGAAGTCACATAAGTGCAGGAAAAGCAAGTTGGAGTGGTGCTCTTTATCTGATTCTGAGAAGTGAAAGAAAATACAGGTCAAGCTATTGATTCCAAAAGTGCGAGAGATAAAAGCTGCCACATTGAAGTGATCAGCGCAAGACAGAGGGGATTAACCTTTCTTTTCCGGTCATCTAGAGGTTGGACTTCAATGGCTAGTAAAGAGTCCACATCATCAGCAGTAACTAAATAAGAAGGCTGCTTTGCACCTACAACAGGGAACAAAAATGCCATTTCAATCGTTTCATGTCATCAAAAAATGCAACAAAGTGCCTCTTAGAAGCATGCTTCTCTTGTATGATCAAGTGAAAAGGAATACCTTCTATGTAATTTACTGATCCATCCTCCAAATGCCGTACCCACTGTATGCACAAAAAGAAATTGCAAAATGGAACATTGTAGTGAGCTAAGATCAAATTCAAAATGGTGAACAAATTTGATGGTATATTGGAATGAGGAGAACAGTTATGAAGCACACCTCAAAATTACAACTTGTGGTCCCATTGATAGAGTAGCCACTTGCTTGAAGCTCTCTTCCAGGAAAAGCTTCACCTGTGATTCGTAGCCCTTCTATGGCTGGTAGTGGGTCATCATCTGCAGCTGCTtattcatgaaaaatatgttttacaATAAGAGCCAAAGAAATACTAAGAAGAATAttcaataaatataatatatataaatatgtaacaCCTTCAGAGAAAGAAGAACTAGGCTCTTCAAGGACAGTAGGAAGATAAGGGTATGGCGGGTTCGCATCATCAACACCAGATGCCAAATTAGGTGAGCCCTCCAGACCCCATTGTGCAGGAGGTTCTTGTGAAATATGCGTTTCAGCTCCCTCCAGATTTTCTGGGACATCATTCCTAACGAGGTCCTTGAATGACGGATTCTGATTCTTGGATTCAAAGTTAAATCGGACAGCACGAGAATCATGTTCAGTTCCTTGAGCTACTACATCCTTCTTAATTTGGTTGCTGTAAAAAAAACAGATTGGGCATGGTAAGATATCTACTTTGCCAATTTGACTATCTgattattcaaaaatatttgatCATCAAAGCGCATTGCTACATTTATGtgtaacagaaaaaaaacacaaattacACAATGGCAAACCATATCTTGGCCCATGGTGGGATATGACCCTAGTATTCCGAAGGCATGAAACTCTCTGTTATTTGCAAAGAGGGTGCCTTAATAGCAACTCATCGGCACATGTTGTTTTCAATTCTTCAGTTGACAGTACTTGAAGGTGACATTTTACAAACAAATCCTATAGGCTACACCAAATATATGTGGTTTGCCACAGGGATGCATGCTTAGAAAAAGGGAAGTTAATACTGAAATAAAGTTACGAGGATAATAGAAGTCAAGAACTGCAAAGCGAAATGCAAACCCATGTAATAGTTCGGTTTGGCAAATAAAAGGAAGCACAAACTATGGTGATAGAGTTAGAATGAATTTAATAGAACTTAGGGAGCTGTACTCTCTTGATAGACAAATAACAACCTGCTTGACGGAGAGGTGGTTCCAACATTTTCATGCTCTGTATTTACTGCAGTAACCTCACTTGGGATAGCCTGATGGTTCTCATTCCCCAACAGATCCCAATCACGTCTAGCACGAACAGGAGAGGACATAGGAGATTGTACATGAGAATATGCTTGCTGGGGCACAATGTCAAGGTTGGCTTTGCTCTGCGGAATTTGAGAAGTTAGAACATGCAGCACTCAAAGAGTAAAGGAGAAAAGGGATTAAAGAGTCATACAGTGGTAACTATTGCATTTCCAGGAGGATGAGAAGGCGCCTGCACAGGAATATTTGTACTGTTTGAAGATTCAGCTCGCCAAGGTGTAAGCTGGTATTGTGATTCTTTCAGTTTCTCCTGCACCATCCAAAATTGCAAAGAATGCAGCTTCATTTTTCTATACAAAAATATCAGCGATAAGCTGTGCAAGAATAAAAAGCACACTACTAGCCAGGCTGTGAATGTATGCTCACAACCCAGGCTTCTCTTACAAGCTATTATATATAAAAGCAATGACATTTAATCAATTGGCACACCTCAGTAATAGCGAGTTTCTCTTGCAAATGCTTAAACAGGAcctacaaaaagaaaaataagtgtTTAGTGAAAGGTCAACTTCAACTAGGTAAGGAACAAGATCAAACCCACTCATGTACCTTTCCAACGATTATTCCCCACAAGAACAAAAATATGCAGTAATGTGCAGTAATAttacaatattggcattaaaacaaaaataaagaaaaaggatAGCTTGCTCTTATCCCACCTGACAAGAGGTCTGCAAGGAGTGGTTCCATGTTTGTTGTTAAGACAATTCATAAAAGATCTTATGTTAGAGAAGATATTTGTCTTTTATTtgttaaacatttttttatatttaaaaaacttcAGATCATAGAGAATCGCTATTGAAGATAATATAGATTTTTTTGGTGAAAACTTGGGGCTTAATCAAGAACAAACAAGGATATAATATTATCAAGTGTGCATAAGAGAGATGGCACATACCTTCAGATTGCTAACAATTGATTGAGCATCAAGAACAGAAGGCTGAAGGTTATATTCTGTCAAAAGAGGCAATAAAGAAGATACAAAAGTGGATCTCTCCTGATGTGCTGCCTATGAAGTAACAAAAGTAGAATTATATGTTAAATCACAAAAATTAGACTATGAACAATTCAGCAAGATAAAGAAAATCCATTGTATCATGTGTGATCAGAACCTTTACTCCTTCAGAGAAACGAGTAAGAGACGAAAAGAACCACTTCTTCTATTTTATGGGCGGTTGCTACGATGTAGGTTGCACTATAGCTTTGTTTACATGCATATACACTGGACAATCTACTTTCAATTTTAGGATACTTTATGTAGCAGAAAGGTAGCTCACCTGATATACGCCACAGATTACATCAGAAACTATAGCTATATGGAAAACAGATGCATCGGAATGGCTTCAAAAATGTGTATTTGGTGAAAACTAGAGCATGACCATTGAGAATGTGATTCTGCACTCTGAATTTAGAGAGATATTATATTAGCAATATAAATTACCTGTAAGGCATATGTCAGACGGATATTTTCTTCAATAATGTCTTGTCTGTAGGATAAAGCTTTTGATGCAGCATCAACCAAATCTTGTTGCTGCTGATCGAATGCCTGAAAACAGATGCATTGTAAAATGGTGTTGTACTCCAAGAGATTTTTCAATACCTGATAAGACAAAATACTTACCATTCGCATGTATGCAATGCGTTTTTCCAAAACATGTTTCTCGTTGAGTATTTGTGCTTCCTACCAAGAAACATAAGCTGTCAAATACCTGGGAAAGGAGTAGAAAAAAGAATGTAGTGAGTCTTATTGTGCATAGCCACCTTCACAGAGTAGTCAGCAAGATGCCTTCTGAGCTGTGCGATCTCTTCTTCATGTTCTTTAACCTTAGCAAGAAGATCCTGAATAAGGAAATACCTTGATCAGAGAACAGCACAGCAGATGACATGTATGCCAGTGGCGGACAAATAGAATTATGTATACCTGTTTCCACATGATGGTAGAGTTTGCCTCTGAAGCAGGCAATAAGCACTGTCCAGGTAGATTGAACTTAGGATCATACTCTCCTTCTTTGCGATGCCTGTAAGGGAAGGTGTATTATTTTCCTTAAAAGAAAAGGAGCAGTTGTCGGATGGAAAATGCTGGCAGTGAGGTACCTAGTTGGAGACAGGGAGCGAGATGACGGAGTAGAGAGGTGCGACGGCACACGACTCTCGGGCGCACTCTGCTCCCCAGATAGTTTCCTGGGCATTCCATTAGACTGGTCGGTATCTAGGTACTTTAGCTTGATGGCATCGTGCAGCATTTGGTCAGTGTGGTGAAAGAGTCCATTGTGCTGATCAGCTAGAGCGGTCCTGGAATTGAGCGACGAGGAAGTGGTACCGAAGCATGTTGAGGTCCCATGGGGAGAAGTTGAAAAGGTGTCGGCAAGAGAAGTGGGCTTGGTAGCCTCTGACCTCTGGCAGAGCAGAAGATGAATGCAAATCAATACTAGTACCTCCGATGAGTGTTGCAGTactagttagttagttagttgTGCGATGCGGATGTACTCCATATTATTGTAAGGTGAGATTCGGGTGGAGAAGAAGAGACGGAGAGGAAAAGGGCAGATCGGGGAGCCGCTTACGAATCTGTCAAGCTCTCGCGTCTTGAGCATGAGCTCGTCCTTGAGGCGGCTGTTCTCCTccagctgagagagagagagagagtgagtgagggggagggggagggggcagaaaaatgaaaaatgaaatcGTAATGGGATAGGATACCTGCTGCCGGATGGTGGCCTCGGCGTCCTCCACGGCGCGCATCACCTGGAAGAGGTTGTTGTTTGAGCTGTCGGAGTCGGagaccgcgacggcggcgagcctcctgccgagctcgtcggcgtcggccatggcccccaccaccaccaagctTGTGGATTCCAGAGATTGGTCAGACTACGATAAGGGAAAGAGGAATTataccgacggcggcggtgcgaaGGCGCCACACgggcggaggaggggaagggacgCGCGGCAGAGACGACGGTGAggatgggtggcggcggcgcggccggggaaGGGCCAAGATGCGGCCCGAACAACACGACAcagccttcttcttctttttctttctttctttttgggcGATATGAAAGGCAAATTTGCTTCCATCCAGGCCATCTATACTTCAATCAACGGTTCCATTTCAGTGACTTACTCCATTTTAGCAGCCAGCCAATTAACTAGTAATAGAATTTACTCTCTCAAAAATATTCAAGAAAACAAACAATCAAATACAACTAATACCTCCCTCGCCTTTTGGAGCAACttaaagaaaagataaaatcaAGAAATTGCAATTTTAGTGCAAGAATAATCATTCGTTTATacaatagcaaaataattatcCCACCTCTGTATTAATCATCCACCAACTCTCTTGCTAAAAGCCCCCAAAAAAACTTTTCTTTTCGAAAAAATGAATTATATTCATTGTATAGTAGTATTTTATCAAAACAAAACTAATAGGCAGAACTGATTCTATGAGGAATAGATCTTTATGGAGCATGTGGCTAAGATTAAAATCATGTCGGATAGAAATGGTGGATAGTTTTAGTATTTAGATTGGAATGATAAAGGTGGTTAATTTTCATGGGATATGCTATTGTAGAGGATCCTATTTATAAACAACTACAATATGATATCTTACAGGTATCAAATTTGGTATCAGGTTGTGACAGATCTAGTACCTAGATCCATTTTAGTTGTATATAAATCATAAGAAAGAGGGCATGCACACAATCAAACAAAACATAAATTACCTCTTCCAACTTTACTCTCACCCAATGCATGCCTatctgttaacagtgaaatttggtaaatccggagtagtcatcggcttagagtcagcatcggcttcgaagtcctgagattagccgatgagagttgtcaagtcgtcagttatTGGATTCTTgttatattcggttaaggaaattgatctactagaggaagcttatctagaagagaccgagttcaaagagaatgcggcatggcaagttatctattaattaggaatagtttgttagtttccttttatctttaggaaagtgtgtttagtgtcctataaggactttatcttttccttttatctttaggaaagtttctttcttgtccgataaggacttgtatcaacccatgggtataaatatgtacacccggggtctatgtaatttatcgctacgatcaatccaattcggcgcatcgccaccttttaccttttctactttattttatcgtccggtgGAACTTGGCActtgacgcggggctgcatcggtgttcgatctccggctaaggggtaagtccaatgttccgccggcccaggcaattTTCTCATTTACATCGGCGTgtatcagtacattcgacctcttggattgctctggtttggatgatacatttgcctacctatttatcatatgtctctgttaatctagtcttagcatatcaatttagctctatcggctgcttctcgttttagggtttctgccggtatcggctaaatcgcgttgctagattagattagcttagacatctaccaccctgaaaactcagtcaacggcttgattgtctagatattatgtttcttttcatacttagtgctgcatcagttaagtttgatctactaagtcgtgcttagaaccataatctctagcctgcttcttgactgccaataagggtttcatcggggtttcagccggtgagttatctggacgttgcatcggctcataaggattgcatatacatataagttggatctagccgatgacaacaaatgtttcactgtttaatctaatcttgtggatttcatgacatcggacctccagccgatgtgtgctttaaccttcggatcaacgtttattctatcatattattgttagccgattggtttctactggattatattgctatattatattatcatcagccgattgcctttatatcattatctacattggacatatagctgattgcttaaaccctatcgctatcggctggtatcagcatcggctattatcggctatcggctggaactactccattggcttgtcagccgatcggctgttttgatctactatttgcatatcttgtcagttgcaggatcaaactgactggcatgcCCGCATCTCAACAACCTTTaaacctgcactggagctaagcagatctcccagaccagtgtgttcgattttttcgtcaacactaTCAGAAGCTAGCTGACCTCTTTTGGCATCATCACCACACACCTCAACATGTCACCCCGCAAAATCCTTTCCTCATATTTCGTTTCTGATCGCTGACCTCTCTTGGCATCATCACCACACACCTTGAGATGTCTCCCCGCAACCTTATTTTCTTCTATTCTGTTTGTGATCGCTGACATGGCGGTGTCATATTGACATAGCTACCCCTGTGGGAGGCTTGGAAGAAAAAGACAAGCGGTGACATCAGCTCATGGTTGCTTCAAGTTCTAGTCTCTTGGTGTTCATGTACGACTGTCTCGTCCAGCAAAGCATCAAGGTGAAGCTGTTGCCGGTGTGTGTGCCCACATCTATCACATCAACATGAGTGGTAATCGGGGCAAACGCCAACGGAGAAATCAGCGAAGAGCCAGATTCGAGGAGGCGTTGGCTTGACGAATTAGTAACAGCAAGGTGCGACTGCGACGGAGGTGAGAGTTGTGGCTCAAACTTAGCACATCGTTGTGTACGAGGTGATACCGCCCAGAGGATAGGATCCCGTCCATTTCCGTAATTTTAAAAGTGTAGATTTGGTTTCACCATTATTATTAAGGAAGTAATATAATGAAGTGCTTGCACGTATAAATATGATTTTAGTTTTATTCACAATGTATTGCAAATGATAAAACAATGGAAGTCTAGCATTTACGTGTATATATAGAGATTTTCATGTGCCAATCAGATCAATTGATAAAGTTTGaaacaatgcatgcatgcatggtagaTCCTGGCCTGAATAGAATAGCATATTACTGCTATATACATCTATAAATCTGCAGATGATGATGAAGTTGCGAGGGGTGAAGAAGGGGCAAGCCAATCTGATAGCGAGGGGCTTCTGCCAAGGTCGGCTGCTGGCGAGGATATCGCCGAGtccgaagaagaagaatcaTCTGACTCTGACGTCGAGACGTCGGAGTGGTTATCATCGTCGTTGCGGCTTCCTCCTGAACGAAACGTGGACGCCGACAGGCTGCAGCAGATGGAGTTGCATTGTGCCAATGCCGATGCGGAGCAGTTGCTATCTTCTTGTGCTGCTGCCTCCTCCCTGGTCATCATACTCATGGTATCATCATCTTGTGGTGGTGCAGCAGCGCGATCAGCCGCAGCCGGAAGGGCGCCACAGCGGCGCTTGATTTCCAAGTAGCCGCTGGCAACGAGCAGGACGactacgacggcggcgagacTGCTGGCGCTGACCTCCGCCGTCATGCGCACCACCGCCTCGGCTACCGCTCTTGCCACCTgctccagctgctgctgcatcgtcgtcgtctcgtcgaTCGATctgcttaattatatattttggtaccctagctagctagctactcttctttaatttaattatatgacTTATCTTATCTACGGTATAGTacgtatatttatatatgtagcaGTAGTTATACATTGTTTATACGATGATCCGACCCGACTCTCAATCGAGAAGCCCAAATGAATACGATTCGTTCCTTGATACGCGGCTAGCTAGTTACATGCCTGTCTTATCTCATCACGTATATAATAAGCCATTATATATACCTTCTGTTCAACATAATTAAGATCCAACATGGCAAAATAGAAGTAACGCaaacaacaaatttaattgGAACTAGTATAGGTGTGCTCATAaccaaatttgattttttttaaaaaaaaatgtaaaagtgaaatttaaacttgcatatttgtttagtgatatatcacatattatttCTATGTTATTAAAACAAgtatttttgtaattatttGGATGACATGCAAAAAAGCGAGTagacatcccctcgagggactAAGAGGGTAATATTGTACTTTTACATCCCTATTACACAAGATGATAACATAGATGGCATATAGGGGAAGAATAAGTTCAAGCAGTCGCATATAAAGGAATAACAAATTTTCGATGGCATATAAGGAAACTCGTGAACTTTAATTGGCAAATAAGAAATTTTCtctttaaattttggttgcggTTTAGAGCATGACCCTAACACCGATCCCTTAATCTCGTGTTTCAAGCAAAAATCAATCTACAAAGTAGCTCTAAACTCATTCCCTTCTCCTTAAATCTAGCTTTCCACAAGTTGGGAGAGGCAATCGCTCCAATTGCAAGTTCGTGCACACCAAGAGGAGGAGTTGCACACGGGAGTACAAGAAGAGGTCCGATTTTGTTACGAAGTTTCTCGCATGACTCAATTTTTTtgagaagttaaatttgactaTGTTGGGAGGGGAGGATATTTTTATCCCTTGAATTCCATTAGAGATTCTCATACAAAAGATTTTAGGGGATTGAATTTTGGCActttgttggtgatgctcttatgAGGCAATAAGCGGATGATGGGAACTCAACATGCTATCTTCTCCGCATATAAATAGGGGAGTCTGAAAGTTGTTGATAGGAAGATATAACAATATTAGGGATTTAGGGGCGGATACTGAGCTAGCTCGGTTTGACTTGTTAACCTTAGAGAACTAAAAGCttagctcagctcagctcacgAGCTTGTTCGTTAGGCTCATTAACGCATTTATATCacctttatatttttaatttactatttatcatatacaaatttaataataaacaTTAAATAATAGCGAAGATATGGTAATTAAAGGCTAAATCTATGGTTAAGAAGCAGTAAGTGAAGATATGGTGATATGTGGTACCATAATGAGCTAAATGAGCAGCTCACAAGCTGGCTCGTTAAGCTCACTAGCTAAAGCCTAGCTTGGTTCGACCCATTATGACTACGAGTTCAAGTAGATCCAAGCCGATCCAAACCACAAGCTTTAAGCTTTTTCTCCACCGTGTATATGACGCATTCAAAAGCATCTCATGACAACCCATATAAAGAGAAGCTCTTATGATATAGTATCTATAGTGGCCTTATTTGCTAGTGCTATTGTAGCTTTATTGCTACTGCGACTACAGTACCAACAATACAAAATGAACTAATGTTGTTGCAGCTAGCTATGCCAAGCAGGGCCAGGATCTCTCGGTCAGCGTGGCCTCTATGCATTAACTTATAAGTTCTAAGCTGCTCCATGAAAACTCTTACCCCTTGTCGTCTCACATCTTTTATGTTCTCCTTTGCCTCGATGGCTCACCATCGTCGACTTGGCTACAAGTTCCTGCCCCTATCGACATGCTGGCCAAGCTCAATCCCAACTCCACCGTCTTTGTTTTCCGCAAGCTACTACTCTTCGAGGTGTACCACATCTAATAGTTTAACCGCAGGAGGGGGTGTATTCTAGTTGGGGTTGCGGATCTGTTGAAAATGGGATGCAAATTGGGCCATTCTGGCCTAACCTATTTATGATGTGTCAGACTGTCACATTTATATAGAGCACCACCCTACACGTGAtcaggaaaggaaaaaagaaatatttccaTATTATAACTCTagaatagtatatttttaaagatagaaatatgttttgtttttttagaaaaaaaggttGAGATATCATGTCATTGTGAAGCAACAAACAAGCAAAGAAGGTGAGGTGGGGTTCAAATCAGATGTATGGGTTACGTGGCTTAGTATTTTGCATGAACACGACACGATCACAAGACTGACTTGGGTTCTCTAAGCTTACCTTGTTGGCTTCCCCACCTTCGGCTCATCACCGAGACCGAACCCAAAAAACTGAACTCCGTCAGTAGTTCGGTCATATGATCTCCAAGACCAAGATATATTCGTTGAGTGTGATCATCTTACGTTGTGGACTGAAGTAAACAAAATGACCAAACCAACCCAACTACCACATCCTACACTGGACGCTGCTTGTTATCGTGCTAGGTGTTGCTTGCACCTTGGAAAGTTGGTTCGCATCTTGCCTTCATCTAGTCCTTCACTAGGCCAGGCTTCTGTGCATTCTCCTAGCAGTCTTGGTTATCTCCTACACAGATGGCAATTGAAACAACCAAATCAAACCAGATCTGGCTGGAGTTGTGGAAGGACGTGGCCACAgaggtatagatggccataaggcccgccCGACACAGCCCGCCTTAGGCATGCGCTAGGCACGACCCAAGGCGATCGAGTTGGCACGGCACGGTTGGCACTTCGGGGCGCGCCGTGCCTGTCCATGGGTTGCACCTCAAGCCCAAGCATGGCCCATCAGCGGTTGGCCCATGCCGTGCCTACTTGAAGGCACAGGCGGCCCTGCCTTAtttgaaataagtctatttcccctccctcctctttgggttgtgaaataagtctattttatgtCCCTACTCTTTGGACTGTGCCATATAATACatctatttttcctccctatTCTTTGGGATGTGCCTTACACATGGTTGAATTAAGTCTGATTCGCATCCCTGAacttcgtgccgggccgtgctGGCCCAGCGTGCTGAGGTAGTAGCCCAGGCACGACACGGCTATCGGGCCGAGCCGGCACGGGCATGACCTAagttgggccgtgccgtgcctgggtcgggccatatggccatctatacgcGGAGAGGATACCTTGGATTCCACTAGCCTAGCAAGTCCCAATTGATACGTCGGCTAGATCCCCAACTCCGAAGTTATGTTCCCCTTATGTTATACTCCCTCAgttccaaaatgtttgacgccgttaacttttttaaacatgtttgatcattcgtcttatttaaaaaaattaagtaattattaattcttttcatatcatttgatttattgttaaatatacttttatgtatacatatagttttacatatttaacaaaagtttttgaataagacgaacggtcaaacatgtttaaaaaagtcaac contains these protein-coding regions:
- the LOC127773296 gene encoding uncharacterized protein LOC127773296 — protein: MADADELGRRLAAVAVSDSDSSNNNLFQVMRAVEDAEATIRQQLEENSRLKDELMLKTRELDRFRSEATKPTSLADTFSTSPHGTSTCFGTTSSSLNSRTALADQHNGLFHHTDQMLHDAIKLKYLDTDQSNGMPRKLSGEQSAPESRVPSHLSTPSSRSLSPTRHRKEGEYDPKFNLPGQCLLPASEANSTIMWKQDLLAKVKEHEEEIAQLRRHLADYSVKEAQILNEKHVLEKRIAYMRMAFDQQQQDLVDAASKALSYRQDIIEENIRLTYALQAAHQERSTFVSSLLPLLTEYNLQPSVLDAQSIVSNLKVLFKHLQEKLAITEEKLKESQYQLTPWRAESSNSTNIPVQAPSHPPGNAIVTTSKANLDIVPQQAYSHVQSPMSSPVRARRDWDLLGNENHQAIPSEVTAVNTEHENVGTTSPSSSNQIKKDVVAQGTEHDSRAVRFNFESKNQNPSFKDLVRNDVPENLEGAETHISQEPPAQWGLEGSPNLASGVDDANPPYPYLPTVLEEPSSSFSEAADDDPLPAIEGLRITGEAFPGRELQASGYSINGTTSCNFEWVRHLEDGSVNYIEGAKQPSYLVTADDVDSLLAIEVQPLDDRKRKGEIVKVYANEQKKITCDPETKELIKKILSIGHVSYEVLLPVRFLDMWEPAVLAIKREGYSIKCNGQRGVVITEKFQQATAINIPYGRPTEFSILAADGAEYNLKPAENAPSRDTIVLILRLFRMKAVEKSKGRRKGIFFK